A genomic region of Streptomyces sp. R33 contains the following coding sequences:
- a CDS encoding type III polyketide synthase — protein sequence MTRVLAVSSVFPPHRYRQSEIAAALARFLPPGADTALLHRLHASVGVEYRHLALPLERYGPSNDFGGTNALFVQTAEELGARAVEAALSAGHLTAREVDLVMSTTVTGLATPSLEARLATRTGLRPGVRRLPLFGLGCAAGAAGLGHLHDYLAGRPDHAALLLSTELCSLTLQPSDTSMANLVAGALFGDGAGALLAVGRGHPLHGTRPGPSVVAARSRLYPGTEGLLGWDIGHWGFRMVLGRELPALVRLHVAEEIETFLAGHDLKPPDVDAWIVHPGGPKVLDVLADALALPDSAFAASRRSLAEAGNLSSASVLHVLSAVQAAGPPAPGSVGLMIAFGPGFASELVLLRW from the coding sequence ATGACGCGTGTCCTGGCAGTGAGCAGTGTGTTCCCGCCCCACCGCTATCGTCAGTCCGAGATCGCGGCGGCGCTCGCCCGCTTCCTGCCCCCGGGGGCCGACACCGCCCTGCTCCACCGGCTGCACGCCTCGGTGGGCGTGGAGTACCGCCACCTCGCGCTCCCGCTGGAGCGCTACGGTCCCTCGAACGACTTCGGCGGGACGAACGCCCTCTTCGTGCAGACGGCCGAGGAGCTCGGCGCCCGCGCCGTCGAAGCCGCCCTGAGCGCGGGCCACCTGACGGCGCGCGAGGTGGATCTGGTCATGTCGACCACGGTGACCGGGCTGGCGACGCCCTCGCTGGAGGCCCGCCTCGCCACCCGTACCGGTCTGCGCCCCGGCGTGAGGCGGCTGCCGCTCTTCGGCCTCGGCTGCGCGGCAGGCGCCGCGGGGCTCGGCCACCTCCACGACTACCTGGCGGGCCGCCCGGACCACGCGGCCCTGCTGCTGTCCACCGAGCTCTGCTCCCTCACCCTGCAGCCCTCGGACACCTCGATGGCGAACCTGGTGGCCGGCGCCCTCTTCGGCGACGGGGCCGGGGCGCTGCTCGCCGTGGGCCGCGGCCATCCGCTGCACGGGACGAGGCCGGGGCCTTCGGTGGTGGCCGCGCGCAGCCGCCTGTACCCCGGCACCGAGGGGCTGCTCGGCTGGGACATCGGCCACTGGGGTTTCCGGATGGTGCTGGGCCGTGAACTGCCCGCGCTGGTCAGGCTGCACGTGGCCGAGGAGATCGAGACGTTCCTCGCCGGGCACGACCTCAAGCCGCCGGACGTGGACGCGTGGATCGTCCATCCCGGTGGGCCGAAGGTCCTCGACGTGCTGGCCGACGCGCTGGCGCTGCCGGATTCGGCCTTCGCGGCGAGCCGGCGTTCGCTGGCGGAGGCGGGCAACCTCTCCTCGGCCTCGGTCCTGCACGTCCTCAGCGCGGTCCAGGCCGCCGGGCCGCCCGCACCGGGCTCGGTCGGGCTGATGATCGCCTTCGGACCGGGCTTCGCCTCCGAACTCGTCCTCCTGCGCTGGTGA
- a CDS encoding isoprenylcysteine carboxyl methyltransferase family protein, whose product MDLYLLLMALVVAERLAELAVARRNARWSLSRGAIEYGRGHYPAMLALHTALLLGCVVEPLVADRPFLPALGCSALALVLAAQGLRWWCIATLGPRWNTRVLVVPGLPLVAAGPYRLLRHPNYVAVVVEGAALPLVHTAWMTAAGFTVLNLLLLGVRIRCEEDALAHAAPVYRSAVPAEGRVR is encoded by the coding sequence ATGGACCTGTACCTGCTGCTCATGGCTCTCGTCGTGGCCGAGCGGCTCGCCGAACTCGCCGTCGCCCGCCGCAATGCGCGCTGGAGCCTGTCCCGCGGCGCCATCGAGTACGGCCGCGGCCACTATCCCGCCATGCTCGCCCTGCACACCGCGCTGCTGCTGGGCTGCGTGGTGGAACCGCTCGTCGCCGACCGCCCGTTCCTGCCCGCGCTGGGCTGCTCCGCCCTCGCCCTCGTACTGGCGGCCCAGGGCCTGCGCTGGTGGTGCATCGCCACCCTCGGCCCGCGGTGGAACACCCGGGTGCTGGTGGTCCCGGGGCTGCCGCTGGTGGCGGCCGGGCCGTACCGGCTGCTGCGCCACCCGAACTACGTCGCGGTCGTCGTGGAGGGTGCGGCGCTGCCGTTGGTGCACACCGCCTGGATGACCGCGGCCGGCTTCACCGTGCTGAACCTCCTGCTGCTCGGCGTACGCATCCGCTGCGAGGAGGACGCACTGGCCCATGCCGCGCCCGTGTACCGCAGTGCCGTACCGGCGGAGGGCAGGGTCCGGTGA
- a CDS encoding NAD(P)/FAD-dependent oxidoreductase: protein MIDLLVAGGGPAGLATAIHGALAGMEVVVLEPRPTPIDKACGEGLMPGAVRRLRELGVCVPGSPFRGIRYLDGVSGLHAEGLFRTGPGLGTRRTVLQAALAERADRLGVRVLARRVGEVRQDEDRVGAAGLTARHLVAADGLHSPVRRGLGLAAPPAPGRPPRYGLRRHYAVEPWSDLVEVHWSAHCEAYVTPLGPGRVGVAVLTTERAPFDVQLARFPLLCSRLAGCSGSAVRGAGPLRQQARVRVAGRVLFVGDAAGYVDALTGEGLTLALTAAGALVRCVREGRPQAYERAWRELSRSYRTLTASLLWARQQPRLAGRIVPLAARLPRVFTHGVNLLA, encoded by the coding sequence GTGATCGACCTGCTCGTCGCGGGCGGTGGGCCGGCCGGGCTGGCCACGGCCATCCACGGGGCGCTGGCCGGGATGGAGGTCGTGGTCCTGGAGCCGCGCCCCACCCCGATCGACAAGGCCTGCGGCGAGGGCCTGATGCCGGGGGCCGTCCGCCGTCTCCGGGAGCTCGGCGTCTGCGTGCCGGGCAGCCCGTTCCGCGGCATCCGCTACCTGGACGGGGTGAGCGGCCTGCACGCGGAGGGGCTGTTCCGCACCGGGCCGGGTCTCGGCACCCGCCGGACCGTCCTCCAGGCGGCGCTGGCCGAACGCGCCGACCGGCTGGGCGTACGGGTGCTCGCGCGGCGCGTCGGCGAGGTCCGCCAGGACGAGGACCGGGTCGGCGCGGCCGGCCTGACGGCCCGCCACCTCGTGGCGGCGGACGGCCTGCACTCCCCCGTCCGGCGCGGCCTGGGCCTCGCGGCGCCGCCCGCTCCCGGGCGCCCGCCCCGCTACGGGCTGCGCCGCCACTACGCTGTGGAGCCCTGGAGCGACCTGGTCGAGGTCCACTGGTCGGCGCACTGCGAGGCGTACGTGACCCCGCTGGGGCCCGGCCGGGTGGGCGTGGCGGTCCTCACCACCGAACGCGCCCCCTTCGACGTGCAACTGGCCAGGTTCCCGCTGCTGTGCTCGCGGCTGGCCGGGTGCTCGGGTTCGGCGGTGCGCGGCGCCGGGCCGCTGCGCCAACAGGCCCGGGTACGGGTCGCGGGGCGGGTGCTGTTCGTCGGGGACGCCGCGGGGTACGTGGACGCACTGACCGGCGAGGGGCTGACGCTGGCCCTGACGGCCGCGGGCGCACTCGTCCGCTGCGTGCGGGAGGGCCGGCCGCAGGCGTACGAGCGGGCCTGGCGGGAGCTGTCACGCAGCTACCGCACGCTCACGGCGTCCTTGCTCTGGGCACGCCAACAACCGCGGCTCGCGGGGCGGATCGTCCCGTTGGCGGCCCGGCTGCCGAGGGTGTTCACGCACGGGGTCAACCTGCTCGCGTAG
- a CDS encoding DUF6381 family protein — translation MMSAGETHGRVRQLREKAQELSNAAERSTDPEERRRLQEKARRLREQSEKEGKIDDRGMDPM, via the coding sequence ATCATGAGCGCTGGCGAAACCCACGGCCGGGTCCGGCAACTGCGCGAGAAGGCGCAGGAGCTGAGCAATGCGGCCGAACGCTCCACCGATCCGGAAGAACGCCGAAGGCTCCAGGAGAAGGCCCGCCGACTCCGGGAACAGAGCGAGAAGGAAGGCAAGATCGACGACCGGGGCATGGATCCCATGTAG
- a CDS encoding DUF664 domain-containing protein — MKATEVLADAFGRIREVVHDVVEGLSAEELNARVDPKANSITWLVWHLTRVQDDHVADASGREQVWTAQDWFSRFALPVPAEATGFGQTAAQVGKIVVESGELLLGYYDAVHEQSTAFIRGLAAADLERVVDERWDPAVTLGVRLVSVIADDLQHAGQAAYVRGVLQRR, encoded by the coding sequence ATGAAGGCTACGGAGGTTCTGGCCGATGCGTTCGGACGCATCCGGGAAGTGGTGCACGACGTGGTCGAGGGGCTCTCGGCCGAGGAGTTGAACGCGCGGGTCGACCCGAAGGCGAACTCGATCACCTGGCTGGTGTGGCATCTGACCCGGGTGCAGGACGACCACGTGGCGGACGCTTCGGGCCGGGAGCAGGTCTGGACGGCACAGGACTGGTTCAGCCGCTTCGCCCTGCCGGTGCCCGCCGAGGCCACCGGCTTCGGGCAGACCGCTGCGCAGGTCGGGAAGATCGTGGTCGAGTCGGGCGAACTGCTGCTGGGGTACTACGACGCCGTCCACGAGCAGAGCACCGCTTTCATCCGCGGACTCGCCGCCGCCGACCTGGAACGGGTCGTCGACGAGCGCTGGGACCCGGCGGTCACCCTGGGGGTGCGGCTGGTCAGCGTCATCGCCGACGACCTCCAGCACGCCGGCCAGGCGGCCTACGTACGGGGCGTCCTGCAGCGGCGCTAG
- a CDS encoding carboxylesterase family protein: MEGGRFHRVPVVEGSTRDEMRIFLAQSLAAYPIPDAGAYRARVEQSFGAAAVPAVEAQYPVAAYPTPALAWAAVLSDASFTCPALRDGRAVARHVPVYAYRFSDRDAPNFTGLPEVEGFPYGASHGFELPYLFTMDAALTAPQRELSQRMTGDWTAFARTGRPLAAWPRFGSTGSVLSLAPGPDGIHVVNGPAEHHCAFWDAQWP, translated from the coding sequence TTGGAGGGCGGCCGCTTCCACCGGGTGCCGGTGGTCGAGGGCAGCACCCGGGACGAGATGCGGATCTTCCTGGCGCAGAGCCTCGCGGCGTACCCCATCCCCGACGCAGGTGCCTACCGGGCCCGGGTGGAGCAGTCGTTCGGCGCGGCTGCCGTCCCGGCCGTCGAGGCGCAGTACCCCGTGGCGGCGTACCCGACGCCGGCGCTGGCCTGGGCCGCCGTACTGTCGGACGCCTCGTTCACCTGCCCGGCGCTGCGGGACGGCAGGGCGGTGGCCCGGCACGTGCCGGTGTACGCCTACCGGTTCAGCGACCGGGACGCGCCGAACTTCACCGGCCTGCCGGAGGTGGAGGGGTTCCCGTACGGCGCTTCGCACGGCTTCGAACTGCCCTACCTGTTCACGATGGACGCCGCCCTGACCGCGCCGCAGCGCGAGCTGTCGCAGCGGATGACCGGCGACTGGACGGCGTTCGCCCGCACGGGCAGGCCCCTCGCCGCATGGCCGCGGTTCGGCTCCACCGGATCCGTACTGTCCCTTGCACCGGGGCCGGACGGGATCCATGTGGTGAACGGGCCTGCGGAACACCACTGCGCGTTCTGGGACGCGCAGTGGCCGTGA
- a CDS encoding DUF5682 family protein, protein MTAPNTAPQPGSPTAPRRVTPANPDADPAAVAPAAHLDPSPEPDGVAGLHRGEAGPAAGGRTEPVDPRDAVDALAASRAPYLLGVRHHSPALAAVVPALLDASEAEVVCVELPTDFQPWLEHLADPETTAPVALAGTGRDGGLAFYPFADFSPELAAIRWARARGAEVRCCDLPLTDPGWTVQFTDQEATRGGAVDCSPATAPAAGQGGSAGSGAQSSRAASHEADRAPAGTSGRSPGRRSFAQALTASGTGRDGDDLWDRAVEVLAPGCAPEAVRRAALGVGWALRQDGPVPATDLAREAHMRSVIDAAASGGRKVAALIGAFHAPALLATGPAPDGDASAPEHADRADAGADADRAPGTEPAAVRGSAAGPARGPGADAGEGAVTSFVPYSFDLLDSRSGYPAGIRDPLWQQAVLQAGGDAARVRDAASVAVTGVCRELRRAGHTAGTGEAAETLRLACDLAVLRGLPAPGRGELLEAVTTVLGQGEPLGRGRALARALEAVLVGTGRGRITPHAPRSGLGPSVEAELAQLRLPGPEEPASREVRLDPLRSPLDRRREVLLQRLAVCGASYGEPLDVAATGDGTALGTKWRLTWTPSVPARLDLAGVRGVTAAQAAAGTLRDTARRAAADGGPTPAQILTGLAAAARCDLPELVDVRLDEAAEILPQTATLPELLASLDLLEGLSRGHLPGTSDGSRRAAAALTGRLLEAAVRSLPGLAGSEDHADARALVALADRAATLHLGLRMDTALAELTATASPLMQGAALAVRVLLDLDPAAGLGDRAAGWIDDAAAPGGRRSLVRRLGGVLAAAGPLLDSSAAALTPVLDRIDGLADQEFLDRLPALRGGFDVLAPAARDRLLDTVTERLGDRLDLSLEAPPALLALWAAADAAGAAALKALPLPVQAATAPEPGPDPEVPVPPVPAPLRGDHRLAPADRWRLLLGRQRDRLPAGARRYAHALDELYGNGRGEGAADLEGGRGSGGNGGGREPSFPTAREWSQELESLFGTDVREEVLAEAADAGRTDVLSQLDPAAVRPSVELLSSVLSLAGGMPEAQLARLRPLVRRLVDELAKELATRLRPALSGLATPRPTRRPGGRLDLARTLRANLAHTRRLDDGRVVVVPQRPVFGTRASREADWRLILVVDVSGSMEASVIWSALTAAVLGGVPTLSTHFLAFSTQVVDLTDRVEDPLSLLLEVRVGGGTHIAAGLAHARSLITVPSRTLVVVVSDFEEGAPIGGLLGEVRALAASGAHLLGCAALDDAGAPRYSVPVARQLVAAGMPVAALSPLALARWVGDRLRGEPR, encoded by the coding sequence ATGACCGCGCCGAACACCGCCCCGCAGCCCGGCTCGCCGACGGCCCCGCGCCGGGTCACGCCCGCGAACCCGGACGCCGATCCGGCTGCGGTCGCGCCGGCGGCGCACCTCGATCCGTCGCCGGAGCCGGACGGCGTGGCCGGACTGCACAGAGGTGAGGCCGGGCCGGCGGCCGGCGGGCGGACCGAGCCCGTCGATCCGCGGGACGCCGTGGACGCGCTCGCCGCGTCCCGCGCGCCGTACCTGCTGGGTGTGCGCCACCACAGCCCCGCGCTGGCGGCGGTGGTCCCGGCGCTGCTGGACGCCTCGGAGGCGGAGGTGGTCTGCGTCGAGCTGCCGACCGACTTCCAGCCGTGGCTGGAGCACTTGGCGGACCCCGAGACCACGGCCCCCGTCGCCCTGGCCGGCACGGGCCGGGACGGCGGCCTGGCGTTCTACCCGTTCGCGGACTTCTCCCCGGAGCTGGCCGCGATCCGCTGGGCGCGTGCGCGCGGCGCGGAGGTCCGCTGCTGCGACCTCCCCCTGACGGACCCCGGCTGGACCGTGCAGTTCACGGACCAGGAGGCCACCCGGGGCGGAGCCGTCGACTGCTCGCCGGCGACGGCACCCGCCGCCGGGCAGGGCGGGTCCGCGGGCTCCGGTGCGCAGTCGAGCCGGGCCGCATCCCACGAGGCGGACCGGGCCCCGGCCGGCACCTCGGGCCGGTCCCCTGGCCGGCGGTCCTTCGCGCAGGCGCTGACCGCTTCCGGGACCGGGCGCGACGGTGACGACCTGTGGGACCGGGCCGTGGAGGTGCTGGCCCCCGGCTGCGCCCCTGAAGCGGTCCGGCGGGCCGCCCTCGGCGTCGGCTGGGCCCTGCGCCAGGACGGCCCCGTCCCTGCGACGGACCTGGCCCGCGAAGCCCACATGCGCAGCGTCATCGACGCCGCCGCCTCGGGGGGCCGGAAGGTCGCCGCCCTCATCGGCGCCTTCCACGCCCCGGCCCTGCTCGCGACCGGCCCGGCCCCGGACGGCGACGCCTCCGCCCCGGAGCACGCGGACCGGGCGGACGCCGGGGCGGACGCTGACCGTGCGCCGGGCACGGAACCCGCGGCCGTCCGCGGATCGGCCGCCGGGCCGGCTCGCGGGCCCGGGGCGGATGCCGGTGAGGGGGCCGTCACCTCGTTCGTGCCGTACTCCTTCGATCTGCTCGACTCCCGCTCCGGGTACCCCGCCGGGATCCGGGATCCGCTGTGGCAGCAGGCCGTGCTGCAAGCCGGCGGGGACGCGGCGCGGGTGCGGGATGCCGCCTCCGTCGCCGTCACCGGCGTCTGCCGGGAGCTGCGCCGCGCCGGGCACACCGCCGGGACCGGTGAGGCCGCCGAGACGCTGCGGCTCGCCTGCGACCTGGCCGTCCTGCGCGGGCTTCCCGCCCCCGGCCGGGGCGAACTCCTCGAGGCCGTCACCACCGTGCTCGGTCAGGGCGAACCCCTGGGCCGCGGCCGGGCGTTGGCCCGTGCGCTGGAGGCCGTGCTCGTCGGCACCGGCCGCGGTCGGATCACCCCGCACGCCCCCCGCTCCGGCCTCGGCCCCTCCGTCGAGGCCGAGCTGGCACAGCTGCGCCTGCCCGGCCCCGAGGAGCCCGCCTCCCGCGAGGTCCGCCTCGACCCGCTCCGCTCCCCGCTGGACCGGCGCCGCGAGGTGCTGCTCCAGCGGCTGGCCGTCTGCGGGGCCTCGTACGGGGAACCCCTCGACGTGGCCGCCACCGGCGACGGCACCGCGCTCGGCACCAAGTGGCGGCTGACCTGGACGCCTTCCGTCCCCGCCCGCCTCGACCTGGCCGGCGTCCGCGGCGTCACCGCCGCCCAGGCCGCTGCCGGGACCCTGCGCGACACCGCCCGTCGGGCCGCCGCCGACGGCGGTCCGACCCCGGCCCAGATCCTCACCGGCCTGGCCGCCGCCGCGCGCTGCGATCTGCCCGAGCTGGTCGACGTACGGCTGGACGAGGCTGCCGAGATCCTTCCGCAGACCGCGACCCTGCCCGAACTCCTCGCCTCGCTCGACCTGTTGGAAGGGCTCTCCCGCGGGCACCTCCCCGGTACCTCCGACGGCTCCCGCCGCGCCGCGGCCGCGCTCACCGGCCGGCTGCTCGAAGCCGCCGTACGGTCCCTGCCCGGTCTCGCGGGCAGCGAGGACCACGCCGACGCGCGCGCCCTCGTGGCCCTCGCCGACCGGGCCGCCACCCTGCACCTGGGCCTGCGGATGGACACCGCCCTGGCGGAACTGACCGCCACCGCATCCCCGTTGATGCAGGGCGCGGCACTGGCCGTACGGGTCCTCCTCGATCTCGATCCGGCCGCCGGCCTCGGCGACCGCGCCGCCGGATGGATCGACGACGCCGCCGCCCCCGGCGGCCGCCGCTCCCTCGTCCGCCGCCTCGGCGGCGTCCTGGCCGCCGCCGGACCGCTGCTCGACTCCTCCGCGGCCGCCCTCACCCCGGTCCTCGACCGGATCGACGGCCTCGCCGACCAGGAGTTCCTGGACCGGCTCCCGGCTCTGCGCGGCGGCTTCGACGTACTGGCCCCGGCCGCCCGCGACCGGCTGCTGGACACCGTCACCGAGCGGCTCGGCGACCGCCTCGACCTGTCCCTCGAGGCACCGCCCGCCCTGCTCGCCCTGTGGGCCGCCGCGGACGCCGCCGGCGCCGCGGCCCTCAAGGCCCTTCCGCTGCCCGTCCAGGCGGCGACGGCCCCCGAACCCGGCCCCGATCCGGAGGTACCCGTACCGCCCGTACCGGCGCCCCTGCGCGGGGACCACCGGCTGGCCCCCGCCGACCGCTGGCGCCTCCTGCTCGGCCGCCAGCGCGACCGGCTCCCCGCCGGCGCCCGCCGCTACGCCCACGCGCTCGACGAGCTGTACGGCAACGGCCGCGGCGAAGGCGCAGCCGACCTCGAAGGCGGCCGGGGCAGTGGCGGCAACGGCGGCGGCCGGGAGCCCTCGTTCCCCACGGCCCGCGAATGGTCGCAAGAGCTCGAATCGCTCTTCGGCACCGACGTACGCGAGGAAGTGCTCGCCGAGGCGGCCGACGCGGGCCGCACCGACGTGCTGAGCCAGCTCGACCCTGCGGCCGTCCGCCCTTCCGTGGAACTGCTCAGCTCGGTCCTGTCGCTGGCCGGCGGCATGCCCGAGGCCCAACTCGCCCGGCTGCGCCCCCTGGTCAGGCGGCTCGTCGACGAGCTCGCCAAGGAGCTCGCCACCCGGCTGCGCCCGGCGCTCTCCGGCCTCGCCACCCCGCGCCCCACCCGCCGCCCCGGCGGCAGGCTCGACCTGGCCCGGACCCTGCGCGCCAACCTCGCGCACACCCGCCGCCTCGACGACGGCCGGGTGGTCGTCGTACCGCAACGGCCCGTGTTCGGTACCCGGGCAAGCCGCGAGGCCGACTGGCGGCTGATCCTCGTGGTCGACGTCTCCGGCTCCATGGAGGCCTCGGTCATCTGGTCGGCCCTCACGGCCGCCGTCCTCGGCGGTGTACCGACCCTGTCCACCCACTTCCTGGCCTTCTCCACCCAGGTCGTGGACCTCACCGACCGCGTCGAGGACCCGCTGTCGCTGCTCCTGGAGGTCCGCGTCGGCGGCGGTACGCACATCGCGGCGGGCCTGGCCCACGCACGGTCCCTGATCACCGTGCCGAGCCGCACCCTCGTCGTCGTGGTCAGCGACTTCGAGGAAGGCGCGCCGATCGGCGGACTCCTCGGGGAGGTCCGCGCGCTGGCCGCGTCCGGAGCCCATCTGCTGGGCTGCGCCGCGCTCGACGACGCCGGCGCACCCCGGTACTCGGTCCCCGTCGCCCGGCAGCTCGTCGCGGCCGGCATGCCGGTGGCCGCCCTCAGCCCGCTCGCCCTCGCCCGCTGGGTGGGCGACCGCCTCCGTGGAGAACCCCGTTGA
- a CDS encoding AAA family ATPase: protein MTLTDTPVQTPARQALPAEERYAAELAFLAAQDTGPRPPGWALTPRAVVTFVCGSEGVELPLAGRRRAGLPAKLAIAPKFVGERALVERCVVTLAGERGLLLTGEPGTAKSMLSELLAAAVCGTSALTVQGTAGTTEDAFRYGWNYALLLAQGPTSQALVDSPVLSAMRTGRVVRVEEITRCLPEVQDALVSILSDRRVSVPELTATEDAVVSAAPGFTVIATANLRDRGVSEMSAALKRRFNFETVAPIADADAEATLIRRQAVAAVQRAGAAFGVDDAVLDALVTVFRDLRSGRSAEGWDVERPGTVMSTAEAVQVAASLGVAAAYLPGGDVLDLLPGHLLGVVRKDDPADHGRLLGYWDGPVRRRAEDGSAMWRRLWDLRGNLR from the coding sequence ATGACCCTGACCGACACACCCGTTCAGACTCCTGCGCGGCAAGCGCTGCCCGCCGAGGAGCGGTACGCCGCCGAACTCGCCTTCCTCGCCGCCCAGGACACCGGCCCCCGCCCGCCGGGCTGGGCGCTCACGCCGCGCGCCGTCGTCACCTTCGTGTGCGGCAGCGAGGGCGTGGAACTGCCCCTGGCGGGCCGCCGCCGCGCCGGGCTCCCGGCCAAGCTGGCCATCGCGCCGAAGTTCGTCGGCGAACGGGCCCTGGTGGAGCGGTGCGTCGTCACGCTCGCCGGGGAACGCGGCCTGCTCCTCACCGGCGAGCCGGGCACGGCGAAGTCGATGCTGTCCGAGCTCCTGGCCGCCGCCGTCTGCGGTACCAGTGCGCTGACCGTGCAGGGCACCGCCGGCACGACGGAGGACGCCTTCCGCTACGGCTGGAACTACGCGCTGCTGCTCGCCCAGGGCCCCACCTCGCAGGCGCTCGTCGACTCCCCGGTGCTCTCCGCGATGCGGACCGGGCGGGTGGTGCGCGTCGAGGAGATCACCCGCTGCCTGCCCGAGGTGCAGGACGCGCTGGTGTCGATCCTGTCCGACCGGCGGGTGAGCGTGCCCGAACTGACCGCCACCGAGGACGCGGTGGTCTCCGCGGCCCCCGGGTTCACGGTCATCGCCACCGCCAACCTCCGGGACCGCGGGGTCTCCGAGATGTCCGCCGCGCTCAAGCGGCGCTTCAACTTCGAGACGGTCGCGCCGATCGCGGACGCGGACGCGGAGGCAACGCTGATCCGCCGCCAGGCGGTGGCCGCGGTGCAGCGGGCGGGCGCGGCGTTCGGGGTGGACGACGCGGTGCTGGACGCGCTGGTCACGGTCTTCCGGGACCTGCGCTCCGGGCGCTCGGCGGAGGGCTGGGACGTGGAACGCCCCGGTACGGTCATGTCCACCGCCGAGGCGGTCCAGGTGGCGGCCTCGCTGGGCGTCGCCGCGGCGTACCTGCCGGGCGGCGACGTCCTGGACCTGCTGCCGGGCCACCTGCTCGGCGTGGTCCGCAAGGACGACCCGGCCGACCACGGCCGCCTGCTGGGCTACTGGGACGGCCCGGTCCGCCGCCGCGCCGAAGACGGCTCGGCGATGTGGCGCCGCCTCTGGGACCTCCGCGGAAACCTCCGATGA